The region TCCCACCTATATTGAAATGTCCAGAGTAGGCGACTTTGCAGAGACAAAGCACGTCAGTGGTGCCAGGGGTTGGAGATGACAGCTGACAACGAAGGAGTGCAAGTCTTCCTttggaaggaataaaaatgttctaacgttgattgtggtgatggataCACAAgtctgtgaatatactgaaagCCGCAGAAGTGAACACTTTAAGGAAGTGAACTGCTGATGTGTGAATGGCATCTCagtacatttgttttttaaagaaaagacagacCCCCAAATTGGgaggagaatgagaatgagagctGTAGAAGAGGACTAATCTTCATTTTTCATCAGAGGAAGTCAGTGGATTATAATcgaaactgaaaaatcaaaaagtaaaagtaggggcacctgactggctcagtcagtagagcgtgtgactctcgATTTTgaggtggtgagtttgagccccatgttaggcatggaggtgacttttaaaaaaagaagtaatggtAAAAGCAAATATGAAGGCAAGTACCCAAATGAGCAGCTAAAACTGTGGCAAGTAGAAGTTTCCAGAGAAGCTGGGGTGTAAACCCtggcacaagaaaaaaaaaatatttcattatcgGCATATgagaatgttgattttttttttaattttttttttaattttatttattatgatagtcacagagagagagagagagaggcagagacacagagggagaagcaggctccatgcaccgggagcccgacgtgggactcgatcccggctctccaggatcgcgccctgggccaaaggcaggcgccaaaccgctgcgccacccagggatccccagaatgttgattttttaattgtgtgCATATAGCTttggtaaaagtaaaaaaaaaaaaagagttagagaAATTATCTGGTCCAACCCTCTCTCTTTGTAGATGGCAAAGCTGAGGTTCTGGAAGGAAATAACCTTCTCAGAGTGACAAACATGGTTAGCCGCATGGCTCAGGTGACATCCCAGCGTGTGATTCCTAACCAACCCCCTCCTAGCACAACCCACGCTGAACACGGATTTCGAGTGCCTCTCACATAGACAGAAAATTCTTTGGGTGCGCTGGAGATGTTCCCTGAGGGAGACACCTTCTCCGAGATGTGCTCCATGGTAACGGCGGTTGGCACGATCTTCCTGGCAAGCTTgatcagggcgtgaccctgggaacctgggaagGCCCAGCACTTCCCAGGGTGGACGTCCGGCTGGAAAGGAAACACCAGGTTAATCTCTTGTCTTGTATAAATCCACGCTGCACCATTGGTCAGCAAATCACTACTGACCGCAGATCTCGCTTATGCCTATGGTATGAAGGAAAACTGCCCAGATATCCAGGGGTTTGCTTGTTTTCCCAGGGCACATTGTGCTTCTATCACTCAAAGCCCTTTATTATAGGATTATCTATAATATGAttgcataatttatttattatgtattttcttttattactctAACTAGTCTGTATGTCTAGAAGGCAGCCAGTTGGCATGAGTGCTGAGGGCGTGCCAGTGGCAAAGACAGTGAtagaggtgatggtggtggtggtggtggtggtaaggaagaaaaaaatgtaccattttcTAGATCCAGAGTCTGGAATGAAATCTGTACAATTGCTCCTGGAGGTAGTCCTACCTTGGAAACTGACTCCAGGTTTGTAGATTGTAGTTAAGATCGAGCGCTACCAGCTGTTGAAGTCTCCCTAGAGCCTTCTAAGTTGAACTCAGATGTTTTCACGGGAATCTTACTTGGAAATTTATCCTGTTATACTTGGACTCTGTAGGAATGTGTAGCCCGAACAGCGTGCAGCAGTGCCTGCACCGAGGGGCATGTACCTTGAGATAACGTTTGTTAGAAGACTgaagttttcaacaaaaaaggGGCGGCCACAGAATCAACTCAAGGAGAAGATATAGAACGCAGCATTCTATTTAAGTAGTAAATCATCTAGTTTagtgactttaaaataataaaaacaattacaaattaaTCAATCATAGATTACTgctcataaaataagaaataatttctatagTTTGATGACTATTAAAACGCAagtagggggcgcctgggtggctcagtcagttaaaaatctgactcttgatttcggctcaggtctcagggttgtgagatcgagtcccacatccggccccatgctcaacggggagtctgctggagattatctccccctctccctctgccctcctccctgcccccactgtctctaaaaaaatattaaaaaataaaataaaatgcatagacATGGTTTCAGGTTCTGTGACAAGTTCAGATTGGTCTCCATTTTGGGTGTTAATATTTTCATGACACTTAACAGGAACAAAATCTTCAAGTATAAATAGATTCCTCTGGGTCTAACTTTTACCTGGAGGATAATATCTGGAGGCATCTCATAAGTTAAGAACCCAATCCCATGCCAGTAaagttttgctttattatttttgtaactttctgAGGTCCCGGCTTCCACAATAGAGGCccctaaaaagataaaataactttcaaaattgAGAATTACACGTCTCCAAACACAtcagttatacatttttttataaatttattttttattggtgttcaatttgccaacatatagaattatacccagtgttcatcccgtcaagtgcccccctcagtgcccgtcacccagtcaacATCAGTTATATTTTCATAGCGTTGTTAGAAAAGTATTCCCAGGCAAATTGCAAGTAAGGTGAAGTTCACACTGGGGAACCGGTAGGGAAAGTATGGCTTCCCGCTCTCATTACCACTGAGATTTTGTCTCTTTGAGAAAACCATGCTTGTTCCTTGTGGTTTCACAACATTTCTGAAACTGGTATTGATTCAGTTCTGAACTGAACAATTGATTCAGAGGTggaaattttatgtgtattgtGTTTATTACCTAATCAGACTTACAGACCATATTTTAACAGCTCATGTGATGAGACTATTATGTCAGCCCAACctacttaaaagcaaaaaaaaaaaaaaaaaaaaaaaaaaaaaagcataaaaaactgttgagtgctgggtggctcagtcatatAAGCAGGCAATTCTTGGTTTTGTCCAAATTTTTCAGTTGTATGTAATCAGTGAGGGGAGAAGCTGGCATGGGCTCTCTCCACATTGGTCCAACCAGAAGCTGGCAACGCACTTCATGCTCGCATTTACTAAGAAACCATAACATGTTCTGCTCGTCCTTGTTCTACATGGACTATTGCTGGATTTGCATTTGTCACTGTGAATTTTTCGAAATGGAAGCTATAAATGCATTCAATAAAgaggaggagggatccctggggggctcagcagtttagggcctgcctttggcccagggtgtgatcctggagttccaggatcgagtcccgcatcgggcttcctgcgtggagcctgcttctccctctgcctgtgtctctgcctctgtctctctctcattctgtgcctctcataaataaaaaaataaaatctttaaaaataaaaaaataaagaagaggaaagaggaaagaaagcataaaaagGGTGTATCTAAATgccagtattaaaaaaaaaaaaaaggattctctgCCTGGTTCATCtccccatgtcttttttttttttcttttggtaagattttatttatttattcatgagagacacagagagagagaggcagagacacaggcagagggagaagcaagctccatgcagggagcccgacatgggaccccatctcccgtctccaggatcataccccggtccaaaggcagcgctaaaatgctaagccaccagggctgcccccccccctttttaaattttatttctttatttgagagagagagcatgagcaggaaaggcagagggagagggagagagaatctcaagcagactccatgctgagcacagagcccaacatgggctcgatcccaggaccctgaggtcacgatctaagctgaaaccaggagtcggatgcttaactgactgtgccacccaggtgcctctcaccTCCCCAAGTCTTATTTCAGTGCTAATTCTCCCCATGCTTCAGGAAATTCAGATGCAGGCAGGTCTATTCTCTTGCTGGGCCTCTCTCAACccgtgtgcatgcacacgtgcacacacacaactGAATAATCATTCTAGTCCAAATGCTCTTGATTTTGCACAAGGCACAACTTTATTGTCCCAGTATAAATCTGGCTTTGTCGATTGGTAAAAATCAGCGTTACTgcgtttgttttatattttcccccTCTTGCTCACTGAGCACATGTCATGTACGGACTATCACAGGCAGATAGGGAATATTAAGGTTAATGTTTCTTAGTGTAAGCACTTAAGAATTAAGTTCAATTGGAAGACTTTAAGAATGTAGTCTTTTAACATTATCATTTAATCACTGATAATACATTTAGATTAGTCATTAGCAgtcattttagaatataaaatataaaatgttctaaCTTTTGTATCGCTTATCCTATTTTCTGCATTCCCAACCTCATTGTGGCATGACAGCTTCCTTTGtggtcctttttttcttttcttttttttaaagcatttattgatttatttgagagagagtgagcatgagcaggggaggagcagagggagagggagaagcaggctccccgatgcAAGCTGGATCTcgggaccctgagaacatgacctgagctaaaagcagacacttcacccaccgagacacccaggcgcccccctttGTGGTCCTTTCAATGCATGCTAATGAAGATGCCCAGTTTTGCTTCTTCCAAGATTTGCACCCCGAAAACAATTAACTACAAACATTTCCATTCTCTTCCTCATTGTCTAGATTTGTGAATTTTGGCTTCTTCTCAAGTTATTGAATACATAAGtatgttttcttaataaaaaaaatagagagggggcacgtggctggctccgttggtaaagcatgcgactcttgatcttggggttgtgactttgagccccacattgggtgtagagatgacttaacaataaaaaataaaaaatcttttaaaaaagtaaaaaatatataaaataaaatcatatggagAATCAGGACACTTTGGAAGCGTTAACTCTTCAGCTTTTACTCACCTGCTGATTTAAGCGCATAGTCGGCCATCTGGACTTGGTCCTCTCTCAACTTTTTAAGGACATAATTTACCAAGTTTGACATTTCCTGTACAAGTATTAGAAAGAGTTTTCAGTTAACAATTTTGGCCAACTGCATGAGTTTTGACAATTTGTTGATGTGGAACTAAGTGTCATAATCTGCAAAAATACCAGCAGTGAACATTTAGGGAGCTGTACAGAGCCAGCCACGGCACACAGATTTCCAATGCCCTCCATAGCTCTGTGGGATTGCTGCTTCCTGGGCAGCTGAGGTGTGTCCAGACACCCCCAAGTTGGGGCATGGTGGACCCAAGGCCCCTTCAGAATCCCTAACAAGCCCCCGTCATGCTCTGCAGTGAGGAGATCACACGAGGTTGTGTGTGCCACCTGCTGGGCACCCCCCTTCATTCTTGCCTGAAGACTTAATCGTTCTGTAGGTATTTGGGAATCGGGCAGTTTACATGGAGTTCATGCTTGTTAGAAAGTATCCATCCTTTGAGTTAATGCgggcttcttttaaaaaatatatatatacatatacatattatttatttgtttatttatttatttatttatttgagagagagagcacaaattggaggagcagcagagggagagggagaaccagactccccgcggaacagggagcccgatgtggggctggatcccaggacctgagatcgtgatctgagctgaaggcagatgtttcaccaactcagccacccaggcacacctaatATTGGCTTCTTAAGgatgttcttattttataaagcaaGTGTCCCAgatttgttctctctccctcaaataaataaaatcttttttaaacgtGGACAttaagggaagaagagaagttAGTGCAGAAGAGCGAGAAAAGCAGCAAAGCCAAGCTCTTCAGTCTCCAGCACAGTGTTGTGCAATGGGGAATGGACAGGTCAAGTGCACTAGCTTCAGACGGTccttgaataaaaatattctaagtatTTGTGTATAGACATTCAGGGGCTGCATTTCTGAATGATCTTCTGttttactggaaaataaaatggaatcaggttatttattttgggaggaaGTCAGTTATATTGGAACACGGTCTTCTCTGTGATacacaaatgatttaaaaaaaaaagtgggtttcTGTGGCAAGCTTTATGGAGGTAAGCTGCTGTCAGGGAGTGTTGAGGAGGAGGACAAAGCCACAGAGCAGCCAGCCCTGGATTTGACGGCAAGCCCGGAATGTGCCCCTCCCAGGCGCCCTACCTCATCGGTGGCCTCCATGGGGTCCTGGTCCTCATCTTGGTCCGTGTTCCAGCTGTAGCTGTGCAGATCCTCCTGCGTATCCCTAAGGAGTGCCTTCAGAACATCTATttgttcaattaaaaatagaatttcacgGAAGTTGTTCTCCAAAGTCTGGCTTTCCTTCCTGGAAATGGAGACGCCAATGTGAAAGGAGGGAAAGTGAGCCCCCATCATCAGCTGGGCTTGGGGAGCAGCAGAGCAAGAGCCAAAGGGCTTTATGTTGTAGGCAAAGTCTTGAGCGAGGGCACTCAGGATGCCCTTCGTCCAAAGCACCACCTCTCACTCTCTACAAAAGCAAGCACACTCAGGGGGAGCTTCCAGGATGCACCCCAAAGCTTGGGGGGTGCTCTCCGCAGGCAGGTGGGGCTCGCCCTTGCCCATCCCTCGTCCCTCCCTCGGGGCTCTGCCACCCTGACCCGAGGCTGCAGGACCTCACAGCATGAAGCCTAATCCCAACCTGTCACCTTGTTCCCTTGTTCAAAAGGGAACAGCCTGCATTTCCAGTGGGGTACAGAGCAGGGGGGTCATCCCGAGCCCCGAGGTCCTAGAGGCTCTGGAAAGGAGTGTGGCTAGAGGCTGGTGGTGGGAGGCTGAGGGGCTGGAGGCCGCAGCCCCGGTGGGGGCACCTGTTCCTGCTGACAGTAGGTGTCAGAATGGCTCCTGCTATTTTTACAGCTTGAAAATGACTGGTGGGTGGCATAAGAATGTGTCGAGCCAGCAGGCATTTCCTTTTGGTGAAGAACGTAAGCACTACTCATCTCGTATTCTTTCCTTCCAATTTGTAAAACTACATGTTCAGAGTTTGGAAAACACAAGATCTTCATGAAATAAACAGTTACGTTTCATTATAACAGTCATTATTCTGTGCAAAAAATTAGTGACAAAATAGAGATCCTGCTTATAATCCTGTGTCCTGCTGCACTTCCCAGGCACAAGatatattactatttattataatcattaaacatatattacttattattatagttattttgaaGGCTTCATAATTCTCCATTACATGTTCTCAAATGTACTTAACCAttggcttatttttcttatctagctggttttcattgttttttagtcATAAATAATCTTGAAAGCACCACTCAGTGTACATTCCCTTAAAGAATGAGCCACAGAAGTGGGTTTTAGTTTCAGAGTGTTACAGGAACATTCCGCCACTGGAGTCACACCAGAAAGTCCCACAAATCAGAAAATCTCACTCACTTTAAAAGCTCCAGTTGCTCTTTCGGCATTCGGAGTCGGGCCTGGAAAGAACCAGAGGACCCACATCATTCTGCATCCTACCTATTCACGCAGAATGAGTGTTCTTATTCATAAAGGGGAATGAAATCACTTTTCCACCCTGATGTCCCTGCATGACAGGTGGACACCAAGTGACCTCTAACACACCTGTGTGTCTGTCAGCCTTCCTGTAAACAGGTTTTGTGGGGATGAAATCTGACAGTGACAACTGGAGTCCACGAGGGGTTCTGTTCCTCACGGGGCCGGGCTCTCCCGGCTCCTGGCCCCCGTCTCTGCCCAGCAGCCCGGCCTTACCCTCTGGGTCCCTGGTGGGGACTCCTATCACCGGGTCTAGGGCCCACCTCGGAAATCCGGGCCGTTTCATCTCAGGAGCCCTGAATGCATCTCAGGAGACTCTTTCGACATCACAGGTTCTCAGGCCGGGCACCCAGCTTCCGAGGGTCACCCTTCAGCCCACCGCAGGGACCACCCATGGGCCGCGGGGAAATCGCTCCCCGCCCTCCTCTGCTGACCAGTCTGCTCTTCAGCTCCGACACTGGGGCTCCTTCCTACCCGTTTGCTGCGCAAAGTGGCTCCGCTCCGCCAGGGAGGGCCTCCCACGAGGGCCCAAGGGAGGGCGCCGCGGCAAAAGCAGTGCAGCCTGGTGTGCAGTAAAAAGGCACTGCTGGGTTTCGGGGGGTCatttttgtttagagagagagacagagagagcacacacgtggggggaggcgcagagggagaggggaccccaagcagactccccgctgagcacggagcccgatgcaagaccgatcccaggaccctgagatcatgacctgagctgaggtcaggagttggatgcctaacctactgagcctcccaggagccccatgtTCTATTTCGTTTGTTCGTTTTAAATCTGCCAAGCAATTTAACTCCGTATAGGATCCCCTTAATGTGTTTCTTTTGTAGGGTCGTGAATTTGGGAGCCTATttttaggggagagagagatacttatttctagttttcagtCTCTGTTGGAGGAAGCTCCCTGTCGGGAAGGGCAGCGTTTTCAACTTCCATCTCTTGCTTTCCACTCTAGCCTTAAAACGGTGGGTAGAAAATACTCCCTCATTAATTTGCTGATAAATGCATGTGGGTGtcccttgaaaattaaaaaaatctcaggattgtttttttaatttcattttggctTCT is a window of Vulpes lagopus strain Blue_001 chromosome 11, ASM1834538v1, whole genome shotgun sequence DNA encoding:
- the SUN3 gene encoding SUN domain-containing protein 3; translation: MSGRPKPRRGARLFRAQSEEAGGSSSLHVALPECGSPDPNGLTQSTKMVLSTLWILTLLLVGLGNHRWLKEAEFPQKSRHFYALVAEYGSRLYNYQARLRMPKEQLELLKKESQTLENNFREILFLIEQIDVLKALLRDTQEDLHSYSWNTDQDEDQDPMEATDEEMSNLVNYVLKKLREDQVQMADYALKSAGASIVEAGTSESYKNNKAKLYWHGIGFLTYEMPPDIILQPDVHPGKCWAFPGSQGHALIKLARKIVPTAVTMEHISEKVSPSGNISSAPKEFSVYGISKQCEGEEIFLGQFVYNKTGSTVQTFELQHDVFESLLCVKLKILSNWGHPKYTCLYRFRVHGTPGEYL